The Bradyrhizobium sp. WSM471 genome includes the window TCAGGCCGCCGAGCGGTGACTGGTGGGCTGCCGTGCCGCGTCGGCAAAGCCGTCGCGCCAAGAGGCATGCGCCGGCAGCCAGCCGAGCTCGCGCTTGGCCTTGCCGTTGGAGGCTCCACGCACCTCCGTCATCATCGCAACCATATGCTCGCCTGCGAGCAGGCGCCCGAGCCAGGCAGGAATGTGACGCGGCGGCTTGGCACCCAGGAGTTCGGCCAGCGCGGGCAACCAGTCCTTCACCGGCGCCGGATGATCGTCGACGATATTGTAGATGCTGCCCGCGCGCCCGCGTTCGAGCGCGGCAAGCGTGGCAGAGGCGGCATCTTCGGTGTGAATGAACGACCACGTGCCGCCGCCATCGCCGATCACGGGCACACGCCGGTGGTGCAGCTGGTCGATCATCGCCGGCGAGAGCGTGCCGGTGCCGGGTCCATAGAAGAATCCATAGCGCAGCACGATGCCCTCCGGCTTCGTTGAAGCGGTGACGCTTCGCTCCAGATACCGGATTGCCTCAAGCGTGCGTCGCAGCTCTCGCGGCGGATGCGGGTCGAGCTCATCGGTCTCGGTCTTCACCGTTCCCCCGGCGCGACTGAAGATCCAGCCGCAGAAGCTTTGCGCGATGAAGCGCCTGGCGCCGACCTCGCGTGCGGCGTTGAGCAGAATGTCGGTTCCGCGGGTGCGGAGCGCGTTGGTTCGCGCGAAGGCCCGATCGAAATGACGGAGATCGGTGGCGGCCGCGAGATCTGTCATCTGGTGGATGACGGCGTCGGGCTGTGCTGCAATCACCGCAGCGCGCATGCCGTCGGCATCGAGGCCGTCGGCGACGACCGGCTCCGCACCCAATCGCCGCACAAGGTCTGTTTTTGCCGCATTCCGTGTCGTGCCGATCACGGAATGACCCGCGGCGACCAGCGCCGGAACAAGATACTGACCGACCGCGCCGGTCGCGCCCGCAACAAAGATGCGCATCCTGTGCTCCTCAATTCGTTGCAATCCTCCCGGGACGTAATCGAGGTGCGGAGCCGTTCAAGGAGGCATGCGCAAGCGAGACATGCGCGCATGCGTCAAATGATGACGGCGCGTGACCGAAGGTCACGCGCCGTCATCAGATCAATTCTTGCGAGGCCGATTCAGCGCACGG containing:
- a CDS encoding NAD(P)-dependent oxidoreductase — encoded protein: MRIFVAGATGAVGQYLVPALVAAGHSVIGTTRNAAKTDLVRRLGAEPVVADGLDADGMRAAVIAAQPDAVIHQMTDLAAATDLRHFDRAFARTNALRTRGTDILLNAAREVGARRFIAQSFCGWIFSRAGGTVKTETDELDPHPPRELRRTLEAIRYLERSVTASTKPEGIVLRYGFFYGPGTGTLSPAMIDQLHHRRVPVIGDGGGTWSFIHTEDAASATLAALERGRAGSIYNIVDDHPAPVKDWLPALAELLGAKPPRHIPAWLGRLLAGEHMVAMMTEVRGASNGKAKRELGWLPAHASWRDGFADAARQPTSHRSAA